The Erythrobacter sp. JK5 genome includes a region encoding these proteins:
- a CDS encoding acyl-CoA dehydrogenase family protein → MRATPDFDFQLGESAEMIRDSIGRFADEQIAPMAEKIDREDYFPQAELWAQMGELGLHGITVDEADGGLGLGYLEHVIAVEEVSRASASLGLSYGAHSNLCINQIRRWGNEEQKAKYLPGLISGEHVGSLAMSEASAGSDVVSMKLKAEAVQGGYVLNGTKFWITNATYADTLVVYAKTDGSAGSRGITAFLIEKGDEGFSIGQKIEKVGMRGSPTAELVFDDCHIPEDRIMGPVNGGVGVLMSGLDYERVVLAGLQLGIMQACLDTVIPYLRERKQFGKPIGSFQLMQAKVADMYVALQSARAYTYAVAKACDAGQTTRFDAAGCILLASENAFRVAAESVQALGGAGYTLDWPVERYMRDAKLLDIGAGTNEIRRMLIGRELIGAAG, encoded by the coding sequence ATGCGCGCCACCCCCGATTTCGATTTCCAGCTGGGCGAAAGCGCCGAGATGATCCGCGACAGCATCGGCCGCTTCGCCGACGAACAGATCGCGCCGATGGCCGAGAAGATCGACCGCGAAGACTATTTTCCGCAAGCCGAATTGTGGGCGCAGATGGGTGAGCTGGGCCTGCACGGGATTACTGTGGACGAGGCGGATGGCGGGCTGGGGCTCGGCTATCTCGAACACGTGATCGCGGTCGAGGAAGTCAGCCGCGCGAGCGCTTCGCTCGGCCTGTCCTACGGCGCGCATTCGAACCTGTGCATCAACCAGATTCGCCGCTGGGGGAACGAGGAGCAGAAGGCGAAATACCTGCCGGGCCTGATCTCGGGCGAGCATGTCGGCTCGCTGGCGATGTCCGAGGCCTCCGCCGGTTCCGACGTCGTATCGATGAAACTCAAGGCCGAGGCCGTGCAAGGCGGATACGTGCTCAACGGCACCAAGTTCTGGATCACCAACGCCACCTATGCCGATACGCTGGTGGTCTATGCCAAGACCGATGGCAGCGCGGGTTCGCGCGGGATCACCGCCTTCCTGATCGAGAAAGGCGACGAAGGTTTCTCGATCGGCCAGAAGATCGAGAAGGTCGGCATGCGCGGCTCGCCCACGGCGGAGCTGGTGTTCGACGATTGCCACATTCCCGAGGACCGCATCATGGGCCCGGTCAATGGCGGCGTCGGTGTGTTGATGAGCGGGCTCGATTACGAGCGCGTGGTGCTCGCCGGATTGCAGCTCGGCATCATGCAGGCATGCCTCGACACGGTCATCCCTTACCTGCGCGAGCGCAAGCAGTTCGGCAAACCGATCGGCAGCTTCCAGCTGATGCAGGCCAAGGTCGCCGACATGTATGTCGCGCTGCAATCGGCGCGCGCCTACACCTATGCGGTGGCGAAGGCCTGCGATGCCGGACAGACGACGCGCTTCGATGCGGCGGGCTGCATCCTGCTGGCGAGCGAGAACGCGTTCCGGGTGGCTGCCGAAAGCGTGCAGGCGCTGGGCGGCGCAGGCTACACGCTCGATTGGCCGGTCGAACGCTACATGCGCGACGCCAAGCTGCTCGATATCGGCGCGGGGACGAACGAGATCCGCCGTATGCTGATCGGCCGCGAATTGATCGGGGCGGCGGGCTAG
- a CDS encoding LytTR family DNA-binding domain-containing protein: protein MATRAGKTEAQTDGLTLAALEAWLVRHAFWAAWTAGHIIIALGYFWLFMARRASSVDDALASALINTGSSWLTGLLFAIMLTRFVLTQRVIVQAGAHVALAPVFSFGWYIIDISLLGWRDGSLLTGALIEPFQGPAFLWQYFQGFAVYGALAALVYATRRRPSTANSEPRREAAPVVRASSLLVRDGEELVSLSIEDILLVTSADDYVEIDIGTRVLTVRKTMRQLEDELPERFVRVHRGAIVNLDRVVRAEPGGGGRMVLHLEEGRSVTASKSGARALRERSL, encoded by the coding sequence ATGGCGACCCGCGCCGGGAAAACCGAAGCCCAGACTGACGGATTGACGCTCGCCGCGCTCGAAGCGTGGCTGGTCCGCCATGCCTTCTGGGCGGCGTGGACCGCAGGGCACATCATCATCGCGCTTGGCTATTTCTGGCTGTTCATGGCGCGACGCGCGTCGAGCGTCGACGATGCGCTTGCGAGCGCGCTGATCAATACCGGATCGAGCTGGCTGACCGGATTGCTGTTCGCCATCATGCTGACGCGGTTCGTCCTGACGCAGCGTGTGATCGTGCAGGCGGGCGCGCATGTTGCATTGGCGCCGGTATTTTCCTTCGGATGGTACATTATCGACATCTCGCTGCTCGGCTGGCGCGACGGATCGCTGCTGACCGGCGCGCTGATCGAGCCGTTTCAGGGGCCGGCGTTCCTGTGGCAGTATTTTCAGGGCTTTGCAGTCTATGGGGCGCTCGCAGCGTTGGTCTATGCGACGCGGCGGCGTCCATCGACCGCCAATTCCGAGCCACGGCGTGAAGCCGCTCCGGTCGTCCGCGCATCCAGCCTGCTGGTGCGCGATGGCGAGGAACTCGTTTCCCTCTCGATCGAAGACATCCTGCTGGTCACCTCCGCCGACGATTACGTCGAGATCGACATCGGCACACGCGTGCTGACCGTACGCAAGACGATGCGGCAATTGGAGGATGAGTTGCCCGAACGTTTCGTGCGCGTGCATCGCGGGGCAATCGTCAATCTCGACCGGGTCGTCCGCGCAGAGCCGGGCGGCGGCGGGCGGATGGTGCTGCATCTGGAAGAAGGGCGGAGCGTCACCGCGAGCAAGTCCGGGGCCAGGGCGCTGCGCGAACGCAGCCTTTGA
- a CDS encoding carboxyl transferase domain-containing protein, with translation MTAPTLTSSLDREAPDAKARFAHNKALADDLRATVAEAALGGPERSRERHTSRGKLLPRERVERLLDPGSPFLEIGQLAANGMYEGDINGASLICGIGRVSGRQVMIVCNDATVKGGTYYPMTVKKHLRAQEIAQENRLPCIYLVDSGGANLPHQAEVFPDRDHFGRIFFNQANMSALGIPQIACVMGSCTAGGAYVPAMSDETVIVRNQGTIFLAGPPLVKAATGEEISAEDLGGGDLHAKKSGVVDHLAENDEHALTIVRDIVSQLGANTGAAKDIALKDPRPPKFDAEDLYAIVPEDVRAPYDVKEIIARLVDGSEFHEFKHHYGSTLICGFAHIWGMPVAILANNGVLFSESARKGAHFIELACQRRIPLLFLQNISGFMVGGKYEAEGIAKHGAKLVTAVATATVPKITVVIGGSFGAGNYGMAGRAYSPRFLFTWPNARISVMGGEQAASVLATVHRDADSWTEEEVEAFKAPIRQKYEDEGNPYYATARLWDDGVIDPVQTRDVLGLAFAATLEAPIAERPAFGVFRM, from the coding sequence ATGACCGCACCCACCCTCACCTCCTCGCTCGACCGCGAAGCGCCAGACGCCAAGGCGCGGTTTGCGCATAACAAGGCGCTGGCCGATGATCTGCGTGCGACCGTCGCCGAGGCGGCCTTGGGCGGTCCCGAGCGATCGCGCGAGCGGCACACCTCGCGCGGCAAGCTGCTGCCCCGCGAGCGGGTCGAACGGCTGCTCGATCCGGGCTCGCCCTTCCTCGAAATCGGTCAGCTGGCCGCAAACGGCATGTACGAAGGCGATATCAACGGTGCTTCGCTGATCTGCGGCATCGGGCGCGTGTCGGGCCGACAGGTGATGATCGTGTGCAACGATGCCACCGTGAAGGGCGGCACCTATTACCCGATGACGGTCAAGAAGCACCTGCGCGCACAGGAAATCGCGCAGGAGAACCGGCTGCCGTGCATCTATCTGGTCGACAGCGGCGGGGCGAACCTGCCGCATCAGGCCGAGGTCTTTCCCGACCGCGACCACTTCGGGCGCATCTTCTTCAATCAGGCCAACATGTCCGCGCTCGGTATCCCGCAAATCGCCTGCGTGATGGGCAGCTGCACCGCGGGCGGGGCCTACGTGCCCGCCATGTCCGACGAGACCGTGATCGTGCGCAACCAGGGCACGATCTTCCTCGCCGGACCGCCGCTGGTGAAGGCCGCGACGGGCGAGGAGATCAGCGCCGAGGATCTGGGCGGCGGCGACCTCCATGCGAAGAAGTCGGGCGTGGTCGATCACCTCGCCGAGAATGACGAACACGCGCTCACCATCGTGCGCGACATTGTCAGCCAGCTGGGTGCGAACACCGGCGCGGCCAAGGACATCGCGCTGAAGGACCCGCGCCCGCCCAAATTCGATGCCGAGGACCTTTACGCCATCGTCCCCGAGGATGTCCGCGCGCCCTATGACGTGAAGGAGATCATCGCGCGTCTGGTCGACGGCAGCGAGTTCCACGAGTTCAAGCACCATTACGGCTCGACCCTCATCTGCGGCTTCGCGCACATCTGGGGGATGCCGGTCGCGATCCTCGCCAATAACGGCGTGCTGTTTTCCGAAAGCGCGCGCAAGGGCGCGCACTTCATTGAGCTTGCGTGCCAGCGGCGCATCCCGCTGCTGTTCCTCCAGAATATCTCCGGCTTCATGGTCGGCGGGAAATACGAGGCCGAGGGCATCGCCAAGCATGGCGCAAAGCTCGTTACCGCCGTCGCCACCGCGACTGTGCCCAAAATCACCGTGGTGATCGGCGGCAGCTTCGGCGCGGGCAATTACGGCATGGCGGGCCGCGCCTATTCCCCGCGCTTCCTGTTCACCTGGCCCAATGCGCGCATCAGCGTGATGGGCGGCGAACAGGCGGCATCGGTGCTCGCAACCGTCCACCGCGATGCCGACAGCTGGACCGAGGAAGAGGTCGAGGCGTTCAAGGCCCCGATCCGCCAGAAATACGAAGACGAGGGCAACCCCTACTACGCCACCGCGCGGCTGTGGGATGACGGCGTGATCGACCCGGTGCAGACGAGGGATGTGCTGGGGTTGGCGTTCGCGGCAACGCTCGAAGCGCCGATTGCCGAGCGGCCCGCGTTCGGTGTGTTCAGGATGTGA